In the Streptomyces sp. cg36 genome, one interval contains:
- a CDS encoding CHAD domain-containing protein, producing the protein MAETKREIERKYEATGDDVRLPDLTRVTGVASLVDKGVAELDAVYYDTRDLRLAADSLTLRRRTGGDDAGWHLKFPVATGIRDEIRAPLSPDVPRALAALLRSRVRDGRLDPVVRLLSSRHVTHLLDADGALLAEVSVDAVRAVRLGPGPAGATATWTEVEVELADDGDPALLDRVGKRLRKAGLRPSASASKLARALAGTAPDVPGLPGPAASVRDGDEDSAGGHVLGYLRAQRDALVDHDPAVRRDLPDSVHQMRVATRRLRSAFKSYAKVLDRSVTDPVGEELKWLAGELGVDRDQEVLTERLQGHLAALPRTLVLGPVRSRLRTWSTARRSGSRRKTIAVLDSKRYLVLLDTLDALLAGPPLRPAAGRPAAEVVSKAVVKDYGRLAGRVVDALELDPGEPRDLALHEARKAAKRVRYSAEAARPALGAPARKFAQRMKAVQTVLGDHQDSVVAREALRGLAVQAHLAGESAFTWGLLYGREAAAAADRERELPEVWRAASRPGLRARLGA; encoded by the coding sequence ATGGCGGAGACGAAGCGCGAGATCGAGCGGAAGTACGAAGCCACCGGAGACGACGTCCGCCTCCCCGACCTCACCCGGGTCACGGGCGTGGCGAGCCTCGTCGACAAGGGCGTGGCCGAACTGGACGCGGTCTACTACGACACCCGGGACCTGCGGCTCGCCGCGGACTCCCTCACCCTGCGCAGGCGCACCGGCGGCGACGACGCGGGCTGGCACCTGAAGTTCCCGGTCGCCACCGGCATCCGCGACGAGATCCGCGCCCCGCTCTCCCCGGACGTGCCCCGGGCCCTCGCGGCCCTGCTGCGCTCGCGCGTCCGCGACGGCCGGCTCGACCCCGTCGTCCGGCTCCTCTCCTCCCGCCACGTGACCCATCTGCTCGACGCGGACGGCGCCCTGCTCGCCGAGGTGAGCGTCGACGCGGTACGGGCCGTCCGGCTCGGCCCCGGCCCCGCGGGCGCCACCGCCACCTGGACCGAGGTCGAGGTGGAGCTCGCCGACGACGGGGACCCCGCCCTCCTGGACCGCGTCGGCAAGCGCCTGCGCAAGGCGGGCCTGCGCCCCTCGGCGAGCGCGTCGAAACTGGCCCGCGCCCTGGCCGGGACCGCCCCCGACGTGCCCGGCCTGCCCGGACCCGCCGCCTCCGTACGGGACGGGGACGAGGACAGCGCGGGCGGCCACGTGCTGGGCTATCTGCGCGCCCAGCGCGACGCCCTCGTCGACCACGACCCGGCCGTCCGGCGCGACCTGCCCGACTCCGTCCACCAGATGCGCGTCGCCACCCGCCGGCTGCGCAGCGCCTTCAAGTCGTACGCCAAGGTCCTCGACCGGAGCGTCACCGACCCGGTCGGCGAGGAGCTGAAGTGGCTCGCGGGCGAACTCGGCGTCGACCGCGACCAGGAAGTGCTCACCGAACGCCTCCAGGGCCACCTCGCCGCCCTGCCCAGGACCCTCGTCCTCGGACCGGTCCGGTCCCGGCTGCGGACCTGGAGCACGGCCCGCCGCTCCGGCTCGCGCCGCAAGACCATCGCCGTCCTCGACAGCAAGCGCTACCTCGTCCTGCTCGACACCCTGGACGCGCTGCTGGCGGGCCCGCCGCTGCGCCCCGCGGCCGGGCGCCCGGCCGCCGAGGTGGTGTCCAAGGCGGTCGTCAAGGACTACGGGCGGCTGGCGGGCCGGGTGGTGGACGCCCTGGAGCTCGACCCCGGCGAGCCGCGCGACCTGGCCCTGCACGAGGCCCGCAAGGCGGCCAAGCGCGTCCGCTACTCCGCCGAGGCCGCCCGGCCGGCGCTGGGCGCCCCGGCCAGGAAGTTCGCCCAGCGGATGAAGGCCGTCCAGACGGTGCTGGGCGACCACCAGGACAGCGTGGTGGCCCGCGAGGCCCTGCGCGGCCTCGCGGTCCAGGCGCACCTCGCCGGGGAGTCCGCGTTCACCTGGGGACTCCTGTACGGACGGGAGGCCGCGGCGGCGGCCGACCGCGAGCGCGAGCTGCCGGAAGTCTGGCGCGCGGCGTCCCGCCCGGGGCTGCGCGCGCGGCTCGGGGCCTGA
- a CDS encoding TIGR03960 family B12-binding radical SAM protein: MTAAESVFPQLEALLPHVQKPIQYVGGELNSTVKPWESCDVRWALMYPDAYEVGLPNQGVMILYEVLNEREGVLAERTYSVWPDMEELMREHKVPQFTVDSHRPVGAFDVFGLSFSTELGYTNMLTALDLAGIPLESKDRTVDDPIVLAGGHAAFNPEPIADFIDCAVIGDGEQAVLDMTAIIRAWKAEGRPGGREEVLFRLARTGNVYVPGFYDVEYLPDGRIGRVVPNKSGVPWRVSKHTVMDLDEWPYPKQPLVPLAETVHERMSVEIFRGCTRGCRFCQAGMITRPVRERSITGIGEMVEKGLKATGFEEVGLLSLSSADHTEIGEIAKGLADRYTEDKIGLSLPSTRVDAFNVDLANELTRNGRRSGLTFAPEGGSERMRKVINKMVSEEDLIRTVATAYGNGWRQVKLYFMCGLPTETDEDVLQIGDMAVNVIAKGREVSGQNDIRCTVSIGGFVPKPHTPFQWAPQLSAEQTDARLEKLRDKIRGDKKYGRSIGFRYHDGKPGIVEGLLSRGDRRVGSVIRAVYEDGGRFDGWREHFSYDRWMACAEKTLPSYGVDVDWYTTRERTYEEVLPWDHLDSGLDKDWLWEDWQDALDETEVEDCRWTPCFDCGVCPQMDTHIQIGPTGKKLLPLTVVK; this comes from the coding sequence ATGACTGCCGCCGAATCGGTCTTCCCACAGCTCGAAGCTCTGCTCCCGCATGTGCAGAAGCCCATCCAGTACGTCGGCGGTGAGCTCAACTCCACCGTCAAGCCCTGGGAGAGCTGCGACGTGCGCTGGGCGCTCATGTACCCGGACGCGTACGAGGTCGGACTCCCCAACCAGGGCGTCATGATCCTCTACGAGGTGCTGAACGAGCGCGAGGGCGTCCTGGCCGAGCGCACGTACAGCGTGTGGCCGGACATGGAAGAGCTGATGCGCGAGCACAAGGTGCCGCAGTTCACCGTGGACAGCCACCGGCCCGTCGGCGCCTTCGACGTCTTCGGCCTCAGCTTCTCCACCGAGCTCGGCTACACCAACATGCTCACGGCCCTGGACCTGGCGGGCATCCCGCTGGAGTCCAAGGACCGCACCGTCGACGACCCGATCGTCCTCGCGGGCGGCCACGCGGCCTTCAACCCCGAGCCGATCGCGGACTTCATCGACTGCGCGGTCATCGGCGACGGCGAGCAGGCCGTCCTCGACATGACCGCGATCATCCGCGCGTGGAAGGCCGAGGGCCGCCCCGGCGGACGCGAGGAGGTCCTGTTCCGCCTCGCGAGGACCGGCAACGTGTACGTGCCGGGCTTCTACGACGTGGAGTACCTGCCGGACGGCCGCATCGGCCGTGTCGTGCCCAACAAGTCGGGCGTGCCGTGGCGGGTCAGCAAGCACACCGTCATGGACCTCGACGAGTGGCCCTACCCCAAGCAGCCGCTCGTGCCGCTCGCGGAGACCGTCCACGAGCGCATGTCCGTCGAGATCTTCCGCGGCTGCACCCGCGGCTGCCGCTTCTGCCAGGCCGGCATGATCACGCGCCCCGTGCGGGAGCGAAGCATCACCGGCATCGGCGAGATGGTGGAGAAGGGCCTCAAGGCGACCGGCTTCGAAGAGGTGGGCCTGCTCTCCCTCTCCTCCGCCGACCACACCGAGATCGGTGAGATCGCCAAGGGGCTCGCGGACCGCTACACCGAGGACAAGATCGGCCTCTCGCTGCCGTCGACCCGCGTGGACGCCTTCAACGTCGACCTCGCCAACGAGCTGACCCGCAACGGCCGCCGCTCGGGTCTGACGTTCGCCCCCGAGGGCGGCTCCGAGCGCATGCGCAAGGTCATCAACAAGATGGTCTCCGAAGAGGACCTGATCCGTACGGTGGCCACCGCCTACGGCAACGGCTGGCGCCAGGTGAAGCTGTACTTCATGTGCGGCCTGCCCACCGAGACCGACGAGGACGTCCTCCAGATCGGCGACATGGCGGTCAACGTGATCGCCAAGGGCCGCGAGGTGTCGGGCCAGAACGACATCCGCTGCACCGTCTCCATCGGCGGGTTCGTGCCCAAGCCGCACACCCCGTTCCAGTGGGCGCCGCAGCTCTCCGCCGAGCAGACCGACGCGCGCCTGGAGAAGCTCCGCGACAAGATCCGCGGCGACAAGAAGTACGGCCGCTCGATCGGCTTCCGCTACCACGACGGCAAGCCCGGCATCGTCGAGGGCCTCCTGTCGCGCGGCGACCGCCGCGTCGGCTCGGTCATCCGCGCCGTCTACGAGGACGGCGGTCGCTTCGACGGCTGGCGCGAGCACTTCAGCTACGACCGCTGGATGGCCTGCGCCGAGAAGACCCTGCCCTCCTACGGCGTGGACGTCGACTGGTACACCACCCGCGAGCGCACCTACGAGGAGGTCCTGCCCTGGGACCACCTGGACTCCGGTCTCGACAAGGACTGGCTCTGGGAGGACTGGCAGGACGCGCTGGACGAGACCGAGGTCGAGGACTGCCGCTGGACCCCGTGCTTCGACTGCGGCGTGTGCCCGCAGATGGACACGCACATCCAGATCGGCCCCACCGGCAAGAAGCTCCTGCCGCTGACCGTCGTCAAGTAA
- a CDS encoding TIGR03936 family radical SAM-associated protein: MQRIRLRYTKRGRLRFTSHRDFQRAFERALRRAEVPMAYSAGFTPHPKVSYANAAPTGTGSEAEYLEIALTEHRDPATLRALLDESLPTGLDITDAVEARTSGLADRLTASVWEMRLDGVPVEDARKAVDAFLAAETVEVQRRTKNGMRTFDTRGAVAGLQALPPQSDSAGSTGEAPAGPINRPVDKPCAILRLVVRHLTPAVRPDDVLSGLRAVADLAPPVPAAVTRLAQGLFDEESGTVTDPLAPDREAAPAAPPKAAGTAPATVPEGPAA; the protein is encoded by the coding sequence GTGCAGCGCATCCGACTGCGCTACACCAAGCGCGGCCGCCTCCGGTTCACCAGCCACCGCGACTTCCAGCGCGCCTTCGAGCGCGCGCTGCGCCGCGCCGAGGTGCCCATGGCGTACTCGGCGGGCTTCACCCCGCACCCCAAGGTGTCCTACGCCAACGCCGCGCCCACCGGCACCGGCTCCGAGGCCGAGTACCTGGAGATCGCCCTCACCGAGCACCGCGACCCGGCGACGCTGCGGGCGCTGCTCGACGAGTCGCTGCCCACCGGGCTCGACATCACCGACGCCGTGGAGGCCCGCACCTCGGGCCTGGCCGACCGGCTGACCGCCTCCGTCTGGGAGATGCGGCTCGACGGCGTGCCCGTCGAGGACGCCCGCAAGGCCGTCGACGCCTTCCTCGCCGCCGAGACCGTCGAGGTCCAGCGCCGCACCAAGAACGGCATGCGCACCTTCGACACGCGCGGCGCCGTCGCCGGTCTCCAGGCGCTTCCTCCGCAGTCCGACTCCGCCGGCTCCACCGGAGAGGCTCCCGCCGGGCCCATCAATAGGCCGGTGGACAAGCCCTGTGCGATACTGCGCCTGGTAGTACGGCACCTGACACCTGCCGTGCGACCCGACGACGTCCTGTCCGGTCTCCGAGCTGTGGCCGACCTGGCGCCGCCGGTCCCCGCAGCGGTGACCAGGCTGGCGCAGGGGCTCTTCGACGAGGAGTCCGGCACGGTGACCGACCCGCTCGCGCCCGACCGCGAGGCAGCCCCGGCCGCTCCACCCAAGGCCGCCGGGACCGCCCCTGCGACGGTGCCGGAAGGTCCTGCCGCGT